The segment TGCATTGCGCTTTTCAACGCAGGCGGAACGTGACGAATTTCTGCAATATACCAACAAACGTTCAATTCAGACCCGTCCTCTATGGACGCCGATGCATCTTCTGAAACCTTATCAATCAACCTTGCGAGACCATCTTCCGGTAACGGAACAGCTGGCAGAACAGATTGTGAATCTGCCGAGCGGAGTCCGCTGTGTCTGAGGAGAAAATCCCTCTGCTGCTGATCGGCGGCGGCGGTCACTGCCGCAGCTGCATCGATGTCATAGAGGCGGAGGGCCGGTTTCGAATTGTCGGGATCGTCGAGGCGGATGCCCGTGCGGCGTTCGATCAGGGGGATTACCCGCTGGTCGGCTACGATGCCGATCTGCCCGATCTGGTGAAACAGACGCCACACTGTCTGATTTGCATCGGACAGCTCAAGAGCGCGGAGATTCGTCGTCGTTTGCAACAGCGTTTGCAGGCATTGGGGGCGATTTTTCCGGTTATCGTGTCACCCTACGCTTATGTGTCTCCGAAAGCAGAAATCGGTGCCGGGAGCATCGTCATGCATCATGCGCTTCTTAATGCCAATACCCGGGTTGGCGAACATTGCATTATTAACTCCAAAGTCTTACTGGAACATGACAGCGTTATCGGTGATCAAGTGCATCTGGCAACCGGTGCTTTGGTAAATGGTGCCGTGGAAGTCGGCTCGGGGTGTCTGATTGGCAGTGGTGCCGTGATCAAGCAGGGATGTCGCATTGCCGCCGATACCGTTGTCGGTGCCGGCGCATTGGTTCTCGTTTCGCTGGAGAAGAGTGGAACCTATACGGGAGTGTGCAAATGAAGGTGTTTATTATTGCCGAAGCCGGAGTCAATCATAACGGTGATTTGCAGCAGGCTCTGGCACTGGTGGATGCCGCGGTCGCTGCGGGAGCCGATGCGGTAAAGTTTCAGACCTTCGATACCGACGAGGTGGTGACCGAATCGGCCAGACAGGCGAAATATCAGCGAGAGAACAGCGGGACGGCCGAGACGCAGTATG is part of the Thiomicrorhabdus sp. genome and harbors:
- a CDS encoding acetyltransferase, with the protein product MSEEKIPLLLIGGGGHCRSCIDVIEAEGRFRIVGIVEADARAAFDQGDYPLVGYDADLPDLVKQTPHCLICIGQLKSAEIRRRLQQRLQALGAIFPVIVSPYAYVSPKAEIGAGSIVMHHALLNANTRVGEHCIINSKVLLEHDSVIGDQVHLATGALVNGAVEVGSGCLIGSGAVIKQGCRIAADTVVGAGALVLVSLEKSGTYTGVCK